The following coding sequences lie in one Eriocheir sinensis breed Jianghai 21 chromosome 19, ASM2467909v1, whole genome shotgun sequence genomic window:
- the LOC127001007 gene encoding proline-rich protein 36-like has product MEAAEEEQDATPRRTSSLTPSSGAEATPKVKRNYVKLPPGRKLELLRMLDAGVSKEKLMKEFSVSRTTLYLYKMNMDEVKQKVMASVEAGTRRRKRKRKRLSWRRGLSGSDEEEEDVVVNPKVEEPEEEDLKTEATPEEETLPPPDQSPEQPPTPPPPLGDPPAPPPPQVLFPTPNPFQALLPAPLAPPQVTNYSRRGKRKRKSINLPRKHSRSRWMKLCQPTALMQPLRPIAPAPPKLPPPSPQYPVEEPPSPKEPPAKGIKIEGRTRGSTSAAPDPPPVTLVATKPKTKPKPPGQPVQNDVRASAGKGDQLHVQHNFHSQKILEVLTCDETFIDVTLTAEGRSVRAHKLILSAMSPYFQEVLQTNPCQHPVIIMPRTVRYSHLTQIIDFIYRGEITLPEEELRSLLNTAEHLQISGFSTPEIMKLLGENPPDTTQDSTSTHIASPSLDETSEHQVEAEVQLEVESLRGGGRGRGGVRRARGGRRARAGRRGRGGRGRAARSSEDIISSCGQRLVRATAATHFAPSLASSPTPSSSLLPTSPDPPTRAFQRVEGGQLRVDDPMGGSPTAVLGMDVDIDIVKEEVLSESEDNMSEGGGENVVFIVEGDSLRMCQQSTQQHQPLHSTPTQPHHTLHSTPIQPQAPPPPPLFTAATTSAHPQPITLFTSTTKQPQPLSLFSSTTKQPQPLTLYTSTATPQQPQTLTLFTTTNTPMSLFTTKTPSTSTTSSITTTQPILPRPIVYTATGVPGALGGVTQARLTTPVLPQGVNQPRKITVITTPQIVPQVPQNIPIQPASPSSHSEGSLEPTSPDAQSEGSENAASPAPPPSSMPASPHPQSESSYDVTSPTNQSVGSDEAMSPTISSDEAASPPPSPTPEATSSPPAKGNEGKSDVSASPQPPASPLQPSPHPQPDAASPTCEGNAGTPSPPPVNEAAPESPHSPMDQSSEARNSPKIISQPPKSSMTTTSQSPNSPKTVSQPPQSPGHPQSPMDQTSQPPNSPETVSQPPQSPGQPHSPMATTSGSPNSPKSISQTPGQPQNPMATTSGSPNSPKTTFQTPQSPGQPQSPMATTSQSPNSPKMTFQTPQSTGQPQSPMATTSGSPNSPKTVSQPPQSPGQPQSPMATTSGSPNSPKTTSQSPPSPMDTSQPSLSPNSPKLTPRLSLSPMTISQPSDSPKSTSHSPKASPQPPRSPKTTSQDPMTSSAPYSPTVSSPQNSPLMDTSQPLMHPTVPSPAHSPMKVTSPSCSPKLPSPLKSPSALSSPCNVPTTISSLPHVPTTLSSPPTSTTTISSPPSILTATSSPPRIPTTITSPPHAPPLVPSPSHIPPTNSSPLRIPPSVSSPHRPRMITPPAHSPTSAPPSFLAHRPTMVSPSPPKAAPSPTSVITRVETSPRGDVSGPQQPPSPHYPARGLCEAAPSLVPSPLMQGSPPLARTHHITPALSSPLAGERVSAATLSPPQSSPPQRLAPPQTSPLPSLHHHHPRGGVGRVGAGGYLLVPPQQASPTMASPLLTTSAITTTTSSTLLQSLLSSGGCLVTSQPTPSTTTTALAHPSPTQLPLTTAPGLPSPGVLGNLPPWGTNQPQYQPSCETIPMQYPESSNLQYSSDLGGFQLPQAQYSGLGYQSMAPQYQPSCETIPTQYGESGYHPSPPHYTKLVYGTDPPQYVTPPCQTSPLQQYQPNYEAAPMQYTELPSMDTFSQAPPPMYPCGSDDRPATVAAPATSPSVYYDPSCPDSPHHLQYSQL; this is encoded by the exons ATGGAGGccgccgaggaggagcaggacgccACGCCGCGGAGAACCTCGTCCCTCACGCCCTCGAGCGGGGCCGAGGCGACGCCCAAGGTGAAGCGGAACTACGTGAAGCTGCCGCCGGGGAGGAAACTGGAGCTGCTGAGGATGCTGGACGCGGGGGTGAGCAAGGAGAAGCTGATGAAGGAGTTTAGTGTCTCCCGCACCACCCTCTACCTCTACAAGATGAACATGGACGAGGTGAAGCAGAAGGTGATGGCCAGCGTGGAGGCGGggacgaggcggaggaagaggaagaggaagaggctcaGCTGGAGGAGGGGCCTGTCCGggagcgacgaggaggaggaggacgtggtggtGAACCCGAAGGTGGAG GAACCTGAGGAGGAAGACCTCAAGACAGAGGCCACCCCAGAGGAGGAGACACTGCCCCCCCCAGACCAATCCCCGGAGCAGcccccaacacccccaccacccctcGGAGACCCCCCTGCTCCCCCACCCCCACAGGTCCTCTTCCCCACTCCTAACCCCTTCCAGGCCCTCCTCCcggcccccctcgcccccccacaGGTCACGAACTACAGTCGACGTGGGAAACGGAAGCGCAAATCCATCAACTTGCCAAGGAAGCACAGCCGGTCGAGGTGGATGAAGCTCTGCCAGCCCACCGCCCTTATGCAGCCGCTGCGTCCCATCGCCCCCGCCCCCCCTAAACTGCCCCCGCCCAGCCCACAGTACCCCGTGGAAGAGCCGCCATCCCCCAAGGAGCCGCCAGCCAAGGGGATCAAGATTGAGGGACGGACGAGAGGCAGTACCAGCGCAGCACCTGATCCGCCGCCCGTCACCCTGGTCGCCACCAAGCCCAAGACGAAGCCCAAGCCGCCCGGCCAGCCCGTTCAGAATGATGTGCGTGCCTCGGCCGGGAAAGGAG ACCAACTCCACGTCCAGCACAACTTCCACTCGCAGAAGATCCTTGAGGTGCTGACCTGCGACGAGACCTTCATTGACGTCACGCTCACGGCCGAGGGGCGCTCCGTTCGCGCACacaag CTGATCCTGTCTGCCATGAGCCCCTACTTCCAAGAGGTGCTGCAGACCAACCCCTGCCAGCACCCTGTCATCATCATGCCCAGGACCGTGCGATACTCCCACCTCACGCAGATCATTGACTTCATATAcag GGGCGAGATCACCTTACCCGAGGAGGAGCTGCGGTCTCTCCTCAACACGGCCGAGCACCTACAAATCAGCGGCTTCTCCACCCCCGAGATCATGAAACTCCTCGGCGAAAACCCCCCCGACACAACCCAGgactccacctccacccacattGCCTCCCCCTCCCTGGACGAGACTTCAGAGCACCAGGTGGAGGCCGAAGTGCAGCTGGAGGTGGAGAGTTTGCGTGGGGGTGGAAGAGGGCGTGGTGGAGTGCGGCGAGCCAGGGGAGGGCGGAGGGCTagagcagggaggagagggagaggcgggagaggaCGTGCGGCCAGGTCGAGCGAGGATATTATATCAAGTTGTGGGCAGAGGCTGGTCAGGGCAACGGCCGCTACGCACTTTGCCCcgtccctcgcctcctcccccaccccctcgtcatccctcctccccacctcccctgaCCCCCCCACCCGTGCCTTCCAGCGTGTGGAGGGCGGGCAGCTGCGAGTGGATGATCCGATGGGTGGAAGCCCCACTGCTGTGTTGGGCATGGATGTGGATATCGACATTGTGAAggag GAGGTGTTGAGTGAGAGTGAGGACAACATGAGTGAAGGCGGTGGAGAGAATGTGGTGTTCATCGTGGAGGGGGACTCCTTACGCATGTGTCAGCAATCCACACAGCAACACCAGCCCCTTCACTCCACCCCTACACAGCCCCACCACACCCTGCACTCCACCCCTATCCAGCCCcaagcacctccaccacctccgctcTTCACGGCCGCCACCACCTCCGCACACCCACAACCGATAACGCTCTTCACCTCCACAACCAAACAGCCGCAGCCTCTCAGCCTCTTCTCCTCCACTACCAAACAGCCCCAACCTCTCACGCTCTACACCTCCACCGCAACACCACAGCAACCCCAGACCCTGACCCtcttcaccaccacaaacaccccCATGTCGCTGTTCACCACCAagaccccatccacctccaccacctcctccatcaccactacgCAGCCCATCCTACCTCGGCCTATCGTATACACCGCGACTGGGGTTCCGGGGGCTCTGGGGGGTGTGACGCAGGCTAGACTAACCACCCCAGTACTACCCCAGGGTGTGAATCAGCCCAGAAAGATCACAGTCATCACAACACCCCAGATAGTCCCTCAGGTACCCCAGAATATCCCCATCCAGCCTGCGTCCCCATCATCCCACAGTGAGGGGAGTCTCGAACCCACATCCCCAGACGCCCAGAGTGAAGGGAGTGAGAACGCAGCCTCCCCagcacctcccccttcctccatgcCCGCTTCCCCACATCCCCAGAGTGAGAGCAGCTACGACGTCACATCCCCGACTAACCAGAGTGTGGGGAGTGACGAGGCCATGTCCCCAACTATTAGCTCCGATGAGGCAGCTTCCCCACCGCCCTCCCCAACCCCCGAGGCCACGTCATCCCCGCCAGccaaggggaatgaggggaagagcgATGTTTCAGCCTCCCCACAACCCCCAGCCTCACCCCTGCAGCCTTCACCTCATCCCCAGCCTGATGCAGCTTCCCCAACGTGTGAGGGGAATGCTggcaccccctcaccaccacctgtgAATGAGGCAGCCCCAGAGTCCCCACACAGCCCCATGGATCAAAGTTCAGAAGCCCGAAACAGCCCTAAGATAATTTCACAGCCCCCAAAAAGTTCCATGACCACAACCTCACAGTCCCCGAACAGCCCCAAGACAGTTTCACAGCCCCCACAAAGCCCAGGGCACCCTCAAAGCCCCATGGACCAAACTTCACAGCCTCCAAACAGCCCTGAGACCGTTTCACAGCCCCCTCAAAGCCCAGGGCAGCCCCATAGTCCCATGGCTACAACCTCAGGGTCCCCAAACAGTCCCAAGTCAATTTCACAGACCCCAGGGCAGCCCCAAAATCCCATGGCCACAACCTCAGGGTCCCCGAACAGCCCCAAGACAACTTTTCAAACCCCACAGAGCCCAGGGCAGCCCCAAAGTCCCATGGCCACAACCTCACAGTCCCCAAACAGCCCCAAGATGACTTTTCAAACCCCACAGagcacagggcagccccagagtCCTATGGCCACAACCTCAGGGTCCCCAAACAGCCCCAAGACAGTTTCACAGCCCCCACAAAGCCCAGGGCAGCCCCAAAGTCCCATGGCCACAACCTCAGGGTCCCCAAATAGCCCCAAGACCACTTCCCAGTCCCCACCTAGCCCCATGGATACCTCACAGCCCTCACTGAGCCCAAACAGCCCCAAGTTGACTCCCCGGCTGTCACTCAGCCCCATGACCATTTCACAGCCATCTGACAGCCCCAAATCTACCTCTCACAGCCCTAAAGCCAGCCCACAGCCCCCACGCAGCCCTAAAACCACCTCACAAGACCCTATGACTTCCTCAGCCCCATACAGCCCCACAGTTTCCTCCCCACAAAATAGCCCCCTCATGGATACCTCCCAGCCACTGATGCACCCCACTGTCCCCTCCCCAGCACACAGCCCCATGAAAGTAACCTCCCCATCATGTAGCCCCAAGCTCCCCTCCCCACTAAAAAGCCCCTCTGCACTTTCCTCCCCATGTAATGTCCCCACTACAATATCCTCCCTACCACATGTCCCCACTACCCTATCCTCCCCACCTACCAGCACCACTACCATTTCCTCCCCACCATCTATCCTCACTGCAACTTCCTCCCCACCACGTATACCCACGACCATAACCTCCCCACCACACGCTCCCCCTCTtgtcccctccccatcacacatCCCCCCTACAAACTCCTCCCCACTTCGCATTCCCCCCTCTGTTTCCTCCCCACATAGGCCTAGAATGATCACCCCCCCAGCACACAGCCCCACCTcagcccccccctccttcctagCACACAGGCCTACTATGGTCAGCCCTTCACCCCCCAAGGCAGCCCCGTCACCCACCAGCGTCATCACCCGGGTGGAGACGTCCCCCAGGGGTGATGTGAGTGGCCCCCAGCAGCCCCCATCACCCCATTATCCTGCCAGGGGTTTGTGTGAGGCAGCCCCTTCGCTAGTCCCATCACCACTCATGCAGGGCTCACCACCACTGGCACGCACTCATCACATCACCCCTGCCCTGTCATCACCACTGGCAGGGGAGCGTGTCAGTGCCGCCACTCTGTCACCaccccagtcatcaccaccacagcgtTTAGCCCCCCCTCAGAccagccccctcccctccctgcaccaccaccaccccagaggaggagtagggagggtCGGGGCAGGGGGGTATCTCTTGGTCCCCCCGCAGCAAGCCTCCCCCACCATGGCGTCACCACTCCTCACCACCtccgcaatcaccaccaccacctcctccacgctGCTTCAATCCCTCCTGAGTAGCGGTGGTTGCCTTGTCACCTCCCAGCCCAcaccctccacaaccaccacagccCTTGCCCACCCCAGCCCAACTCAGCTACCCCTAACCACAGCCCCAGGTCTTCCCTCGCCCGGGGTGCTGGGGAACCTTCCGCCCTGGGGGACTAACCAACCCCAGTACCAACCCAGCTGTGAGACCATCCCCATGCAGTACCCAGAGAGCAGCAACCTCCAGTACAGCAGTGACCTGGGCGGGTTCCAGCTCCCCCAAGCCCAGTACAGCGGCCTGGGGTACCAATCCATGGCTCCGCAGTACCAACCCAGCTGCGAGACCATCCCCACACAGTATGGTGAGTCCGGCTaccaccccagccccccacaCTATACAAAACTGGTGTACGGAACGGACCCCCCCCAGTACGTCACCCCACCCTGCCAGACGAGCCCCCTGCAGCAGTACCAGCCGAACTACGAGGCCGCCCCTATGCAGTACACCGAGCTCCCCAGCATGGACACCTTCTCCCAGGCCCCACCCCCCATGTACCCCTGTGGCTCCGATGACCGCCCCGCCACCGTCGCCGCCCCCGCCACCTCCCCGAGTGTATACTATGACCCGAGCTGCCCTGACTCACCGCACCACCTCCAATACTCCCAGCTGTAA